GACCGATGACGAGTTGCGCGGAATCGGCGCACCGACGACCGTTCTACTCGGCGACCGGGAAGTCATCCACGCGACGGACCGCATGCCGCGCTCGCGCGTGCCGAGACGCTGATTCCGAATGCGTACGCGCTTCTTGTCCCCAGTGCCGGCCACATTTTGACGCTCGACGCGCCCGCGGTCGTTGTTGCCGAGATGATCGCGTGATAGCCGAAAGGGCCCCCGAACCAATGGGATTCGGGGACCCTTTCGATTGAGCGCTAGTTCTGCTCGGCTTCTTGCTTCTTCTCGGCGGTCTTGGCTGCCGCCCGTGCACTCTCGGCTTCGGCTTCCTTTTGTGCGGCGTTGCGCTGGGCCTCGGCCTTGTCCTGCTGAGCCTGGCCTTCGCGGTACAGGTCGTCACGTCCGGCGACCGCGCCTGCGACCTCCTTGACCTTGCCCTTCACGCCCTCGACGACGCCCTTGATGGCTTCTTCGGGTCCGCTGTTCTTGTCCGACATTCGTTGTCCTCCTTGCTGAGGGTCAGGTGGCCCATAAATTCCCCGGTTGGGCTATTCGCTAAACCCATTCCGCGCCACGGTGGCTGAGGTCACATTGCGTCTGACGTTGATTGATCGCGGTATAGCTGCCGCGGCAACAGAACTCACGAGCCGGGGAGTCAAGAGCAATGGCTGCGCATGGTGACCGTCGACGTCGGGTGTGCATAATCCCCGATTTCATTCCGATGTGAA
The sequence above is drawn from the Mycobacterium gallinarum genome and encodes:
- the mbp1 gene encoding microaggregate-binding protein 1; the protein is MSDKNSGPEEAIKGVVEGVKGKVKEVAGAVAGRDDLYREGQAQQDKAEAQRNAAQKEAEAESARAAAKTAEKKQEAEQN